The proteins below come from a single Alnus glutinosa chromosome 9, dhAlnGlut1.1, whole genome shotgun sequence genomic window:
- the LOC133878244 gene encoding putative phytosulfokines 6 isoform X1 → MKKQSFYSNIALLLFLFLLISCSEISARSIPTKKGQEELKLEESMNQLMGLEDCNKGDEECLQRRIISEAHLDYIYTQHHKP, encoded by the exons ATGAAGAAGCAAAGCTTTTACTCTAATATtgctcttctcctcttccttttCCTCCTTATTTCCTGCTCAGAAATATCCGCCCGTTCCATACCAACCAAAAAAG GACAAGAGGAACTGAAGCTTGAAGAATCCATGAAT CAGCTGATGGGGTTGGAGGATTGTAATAAGGGAGACGAAGAATGCTTACAGAGAAGGATAATTTCAGAGGCTCACTTGGACTACATCTACACCCAGCACCATAAGCCATGA
- the LOC133878244 gene encoding putative phytosulfokines 6 isoform X2 translates to MKKQSFYSNIALLLFLFLLISCSEISARSIPTKKGQEELKLEESMNLMGLEDCNKGDEECLQRRIISEAHLDYIYTQHHKP, encoded by the exons ATGAAGAAGCAAAGCTTTTACTCTAATATtgctcttctcctcttccttttCCTCCTTATTTCCTGCTCAGAAATATCCGCCCGTTCCATACCAACCAAAAAAG GACAAGAGGAACTGAAGCTTGAAGAATCCATGAAT CTGATGGGGTTGGAGGATTGTAATAAGGGAGACGAAGAATGCTTACAGAGAAGGATAATTTCAGAGGCTCACTTGGACTACATCTACACCCAGCACCATAAGCCATGA